In Etheostoma cragini isolate CJK2018 chromosome 9, CSU_Ecrag_1.0, whole genome shotgun sequence, the following are encoded in one genomic region:
- the r3hdm4 gene encoding R3H domain-containing protein 4, with protein sequence MVVLTSNNEEQQEYILIEERKCTSLPNSPARRVSPTKKKQFFINQAIRNSDLTPRAKGKKSLRRQENTRFLANLLERDECSKDDLEVCSNPAIPSIFTEACTNGNYIEPWNDFMNCSGEEQDRLLSLLEQEDAKKKNKDERNVNLAFIAQDCFQRIDRRLRATLKRKQIPMGILEVLEENLVSFFNTQPHSVYTTNLGSSFERLLLHAVCQYMDLVSASTDYNGSRQTEVVNKQEEFLPPRPLLSVYLEQMS encoded by the exons ATGGTCGTTTTGACAAGTAACAATGAAGAACAACAGGAGTATAT CCTGATAGAGGAGCGTAAATGCACCTCCCTGCCCAACTCTCCAGCCAGGAGAGTTTCTCCCACCAAAAAGAAGCAGTTCTTTATCAATCAAGCCATCCGTAACTCTGACCTCACTCCCCGAGCCAAAGGCAAGAAGAGCCTGCGCCGACAGGAGAACA CACGCTTTCTTGCTAATCTTCTTGAGAGGGATGAGTGCTCCAAAGATGATCTGGAAGTTTGCAGTAACCCAGCGATCCCATCCATCTTCACAGAAGCCTGCACCAATGGAAACTACATAGAG CCATGGAATGACTTCATGAATTGCTCCGGTGAGGAGCAGGATAGGCTGCTGTCACTGCTGGAGCAGGAGGATgccaagaagaaaaacaaagacgaGAGGAATG TAAATCTTGCCTTCATTGCTCAGGACTGCTTCCAGAGAATCGATCGCAGGCTGCGAGCGACTCTTAAACGGAAACAAATCCCCATG ggAATTCTGGAAGTACTCGAGGAAAACCTTGTGAGCTTCTTCAACACTCAACCTCACTCAGTTTACACAACCAACCTCGGCAGCAG CTTTGAGAGACTGCTGCTTCATGCCGTCTGCCAGTATATGGACCTCGTCTCTGCAA GCACCGACTACAACGGGTCACGTCAGACTGAAGTGGTGAACAAACAAGAGGAGTTTCTGCCTCCTAGACCTCTGCTGTCCGTCTACTTGGAGCAGATGAGCTGA
- the LOC117950888 gene encoding uncharacterized protein LOC117950888 has product MSKDKKKRMVKLEKHDPDTCPMIVGKVKTSIPKMRTVKSKEKFKVAISKSNSTSANVTTCETSGNMMKLRVNLMPFLAAAKEPVEEEEENKEDNSSTSKKRPETSNKNEDQSVTKSVEQTLDSFTGLTLDTDTKQPVSPQFVLPPINQSKSAPECCDHHKSLAPQPPISLSEQTRTISSNFCIKGCGDGGLLTRQVANSRPWIDNPLFSKSRSPEFTLPEISLSSLDALLQTVTQKLGRKRRGFDEGSLGRIQSDHLLTAVSEQRFRERSITRNRNLVNIKTVTETSVGGSSVTRQRSLPPLLSAPKQMLILNMTKKNIPTSNMLQ; this is encoded by the exons ATGAgtaaagacaagaagaaaaggATGGTAAAACTAGAGAAACATGATCCAGACACTTGTCCCATGATTGTGGGCAAAGTGAAGACATCCATTCCTAAAATGAGAACTGTAAAGTCAAAGGAGAAGTTTAAAGTTGCAATATCAAAAAGCAACTCCACCTCAGCCAATGTTACTACATGTGAGACATCAGGGAATATGATGAAGCTTCGTGTCAACCTAATGCCTTTTCTGGCTGCAGCCAAGGAGcctgtggaggaagaggaggaaaacaaagaggaCAACAGCAGCACAAGTAAAAAGAGACCAGAAACCAGCAACAAAAATGAGGACCAATCTGTCACTAAATCTGTGGAACAAACACTTGATTCTTTCACAGGATTAACTTTGGACACTGACACCAAACAACCAGTAAGTCCTCAGTTTGTGCTGCCACCTATAAATCAATCTAAATCAGCTCCTGAGTGTTGTGACCATCACAAGAGCCTCGCTCCTCAACCTCCCATCAGTTTATCTGAGCAAACAAGGACCATCTCCTCAAACTTCTGTATAAAAGGCTGCGGAGACGGTGGATTACTTACACGACAAGTAGCAAACAGCAGGCCCTGGATAGACAATCCCCTGTTCTCTAAAAGT AGATCTCCTGAGTTTACTCTGCCTGAAATCTCCTTGTCTAGTCTGGATGCTCTGCTGCAGACAGTCACACAGAAACTGGGGAGGAAGCGGAGAGGCTTTGATGAAGGGTCGTTGGGACGTATTCAGTCCGATCATCTCCTCACGGCTGTTAGTGAACAACGTTTTAGAGAGAGAAGCATCACAAGGAACAGAAACCTGGTCAACAT TAAAACAGTAACAGAAACATCAGTGGGTGGAAGCAGTGTAACCAGACAGAGGAGCCTGCCTCCACTTTTATCTGCACCGAAACAAATGCTCATCCTCAATATGACGAAGAAAAACATCCCGACTTCCAACATGCTCCAGTGA